One part of the Marinobacter sp. M3C genome encodes these proteins:
- a CDS encoding DUF3100 domain-containing protein: protein MNTINTINTTQKTVTIKNLLNWKLHLFVILVSVLAEWIGIIKIPIGIGTLVLLPLLYAFIFALLLNPNVILAMKVLITKDRAVFASYAVILSIMPFIAKFGVGIGPKIEEIIAVGPALLLQELGNVATAVIALPVAVLVFGMGREAIGATHSVAREPNIALVADKYGLKSPEGIGVMGVYVMGTLFGAIFFSLMAGVIASMDIMDVRALAMACGMGSGSMMGACSAALAETVPDQKEVIIAFAASSNLLTYATGLFVSLFIALPLAEFLYKITSKFKKGSATKSVSHSDFGKGMQEQSILAFGQSIALLSAICGVLLLSNWVGQDINPIAALPGMLILFACCVTGILLKRVIPISVPSIAWTSIVGIIISLPQFPFNSYILQETGKLGVLQLITPVLAYAGFAISQMEVTLFRKSGFKIAAVALLTFTGTFLGSAMIAQAML from the coding sequence GTGAATACAATAAATACAATAAATACAACGCAGAAAACCGTAACCATAAAAAATTTGCTAAATTGGAAATTACATCTATTTGTGATCCTAGTCTCCGTGTTGGCAGAATGGATCGGAATTATTAAAATACCTATCGGCATCGGAACCTTAGTCTTACTCCCTTTGTTGTACGCTTTTATTTTTGCTCTCTTGCTAAATCCCAATGTCATTCTAGCAATGAAAGTGTTGATTACAAAAGACCGGGCGGTGTTTGCGAGTTACGCCGTTATCTTGAGCATCATGCCTTTTATTGCCAAGTTTGGGGTGGGAATCGGGCCTAAGATAGAAGAGATTATCGCAGTAGGTCCTGCATTATTACTACAAGAGCTGGGTAACGTGGCCACAGCTGTTATTGCACTGCCCGTTGCCGTCTTGGTGTTTGGCATGGGACGCGAAGCTATAGGCGCCACTCACTCGGTCGCTCGTGAGCCTAATATTGCTCTGGTCGCTGATAAATATGGACTCAAAAGTCCAGAAGGTATCGGGGTAATGGGGGTCTACGTCATGGGAACGCTATTCGGCGCGATTTTCTTTTCATTGATGGCAGGTGTTATCGCCTCCATGGACATAATGGATGTGCGTGCACTTGCCATGGCCTGTGGTATGGGCAGTGGCAGCATGATGGGCGCTTGTTCAGCGGCGCTAGCTGAGACCGTTCCTGATCAAAAGGAAGTCATTATAGCATTTGCCGCGTCTTCTAACCTCTTGACTTATGCGACAGGGTTGTTCGTGAGTTTATTCATTGCTCTTCCCTTGGCTGAGTTTTTGTACAAAATTACCAGTAAGTTTAAAAAGGGATCAGCTACTAAATCGGTATCGCATTCCGATTTCGGAAAAGGCATGCAAGAGCAGTCAATCTTGGCATTTGGACAATCAATTGCCCTTTTGAGTGCTATCTGCGGAGTGCTGTTATTAAGTAACTGGGTTGGCCAAGACATTAACCCTATTGCGGCGCTGCCCGGCATGCTAATACTATTCGCCTGTTGCGTTACTGGCATTTTATTGAAGCGGGTCATTCCTATCAGTGTGCCCTCCATTGCCTGGACATCCATTGTGGGTATTATCATCTCGTTGCCACAGTTTCCATTCAATAGCTATATTCTGCAAGAAACCGGGAAGCTGGGAGTCTTACAGCTGATTACCCCGGTACTGGCCTATGCAGGCTTTGCTATCTCACAGATGGAAGTCACCTTATTCAGGAAGTCTGGATTCAAGATTGCAGCTGTTGCGCTGCTTACCTTTACCGGCACTTTCTTGGGTTCTGCCATGATAGCCCAGGCTATGCTGTAA
- a CDS encoding M20 aminoacylase family protein — MLINKELLEEIKQWRKLIHSQPELGFNELKTSAFIIQKLESFGIDVHKGLGGTGVVGTLKNGEGPTIGLRADIDALPIEEKNNIEHKSTHANCMHACGHDGHTSIMLGVAKYLSENKNFSGTVHFIFQPAEEVLGGAKKMIDDGLFEKFPMDEVYGLHNWPGLTLGEIAVNNGPMMASFDTFEITLTGKGTHAAMPHLGADPIAAGAALITNIQSIISRRISPLKPGVISVTQMNSGDTTNVIPDHAILKGTVRSFDMDVRQSMQDMLTEMVTTLPPLYGVTGKIDYHIRYPVTTNNHDAYQAIKDAAVRALGADKVNTAVEPSMASEDFSFMSQKVKGAYFWLGVDGQAPSKPLHNARYDFNDNAIEVGVKVWVSLVESQLST, encoded by the coding sequence ATGTTAATAAATAAAGAGCTGTTAGAAGAAATTAAACAGTGGCGCAAGCTAATACACAGCCAGCCTGAACTTGGGTTCAATGAATTAAAAACGTCGGCTTTTATTATCCAAAAACTTGAGTCCTTTGGTATCGACGTGCATAAAGGCTTGGGTGGCACGGGGGTGGTTGGCACACTCAAGAATGGCGAAGGGCCTACCATCGGATTACGAGCTGATATCGATGCCCTGCCAATAGAGGAAAAAAATAATATCGAGCATAAATCCACCCATGCCAACTGTATGCATGCCTGTGGTCATGATGGGCACACTTCGATCATGCTCGGGGTGGCGAAATACCTGAGCGAAAACAAAAATTTCAGTGGCACTGTCCACTTTATCTTTCAACCCGCAGAAGAAGTTTTAGGCGGCGCAAAGAAGATGATTGATGATGGACTATTCGAGAAATTTCCGATGGACGAAGTCTATGGGCTGCATAATTGGCCAGGACTTACACTGGGTGAAATTGCTGTCAATAATGGTCCCATGATGGCATCTTTTGATACATTCGAAATTACGTTGACGGGCAAGGGCACGCACGCTGCCATGCCGCATCTTGGGGCGGACCCTATAGCTGCTGGGGCGGCGTTAATAACCAATATTCAGTCCATTATTTCGCGCCGAATATCCCCGCTGAAGCCTGGTGTGATTAGCGTCACTCAGATGAATAGCGGTGACACCACGAACGTCATCCCCGATCACGCCATTCTGAAAGGCACAGTTCGCAGCTTTGATATGGATGTTCGCCAGTCCATGCAAGACATGTTGACCGAGATGGTAACCACCTTGCCGCCTCTTTACGGCGTCACCGGTAAAATTGATTATCACATACGCTACCCCGTCACTACGAATAATCATGATGCTTATCAGGCCATCAAAGACGCTGCTGTCAGGGCGCTAGGTGCAGATAAAGTCAATACCGCTGTAGAACCTTCCATGGCATCTGAAGACTTTTCTTTTATGAGTCAGAAGGTTAAAGGAGCTTACTTTTGGCTTGGCGTTGATGGCCAAGCTCCTTCAAAACCTTTACACAATGCCCGTTATGACTTCAATGACAATGCGATTGAGGTGGGGGTTAAGGTATGGGTGTCCTTGGTAGAGTCGCAGCTGTCAACATAG
- a CDS encoding aldehyde dehydrogenase family protein, with protein MSFVVEGNGEQQVEILLNELLGTSEFGSLIDGELVTGNGDDIELINPATGQVFLIYRDAGECIVAAAADAAAKAQKVWWSMTATARGQLMWKCGMEIREAAESLARLECISAGKPIRDCRVEVAKVADMFEYYAGWCDKIMGQVIPVPTSHLNYTRHEPYGVVTQITPWNAPVFTGGWQIAPAICTGNAVLLKPSELTPLSSTVLAKLLEQAGIPRGLVNVINGMGHTTGTAAITNPATKKVVFVGSPQTGALIASASAQRVIPCVLELGGKSANIIFPDADLDRAVVGAQAAVFSAAGQSCVSGARLLVHRDVYKEVVERVASAASKLPVGLPWNEDTMVGPINNQKQFSHVRSLVSDGIAEGAVVAVGGKPGEICGGENGYFYQPTVLANVKNDMRVAQEEIFGPVVSVILFDDEEEAVALANDSRFGLAGAVWTANVGRAHRMAAKVNAGTFWVNSYKAINVMSPFGGFGESGYGRSSGYEGLLEYTQTKSVWIETEKDSAIQFGYSIQ; from the coding sequence ATGAGTTTTGTAGTAGAAGGAAATGGTGAGCAGCAAGTTGAAATATTGCTTAATGAACTGCTGGGTACTTCTGAGTTTGGCAGCTTGATTGATGGAGAATTGGTTACAGGTAATGGAGACGATATCGAGCTGATTAACCCAGCAACCGGTCAGGTATTTTTAATCTATCGTGATGCGGGAGAATGTATTGTTGCAGCAGCAGCAGATGCTGCTGCAAAAGCTCAGAAAGTGTGGTGGTCAATGACCGCCACTGCAAGAGGTCAGTTAATGTGGAAGTGCGGCATGGAAATTCGTGAAGCCGCGGAATCTCTGGCACGCCTAGAATGTATATCTGCAGGTAAGCCTATTCGCGATTGCCGGGTTGAGGTGGCAAAAGTTGCAGATATGTTTGAATACTATGCTGGTTGGTGTGACAAAATTATGGGACAAGTTATTCCCGTACCAACAAGTCATTTAAACTACACTCGTCATGAGCCTTATGGTGTAGTGACTCAGATCACACCCTGGAATGCACCTGTATTTACCGGAGGCTGGCAGATCGCGCCGGCCATCTGTACAGGAAATGCAGTCTTACTGAAGCCATCTGAATTAACCCCACTAAGCTCAACAGTGCTCGCTAAACTTCTTGAGCAAGCAGGTATCCCGCGTGGTTTGGTGAATGTAATTAATGGGATGGGGCACACTACAGGCACTGCCGCAATTACTAATCCGGCAACTAAAAAAGTGGTTTTTGTAGGTTCACCACAGACCGGTGCTCTCATTGCTTCGGCATCTGCGCAACGTGTAATCCCTTGCGTATTGGAGCTGGGTGGAAAGTCAGCCAATATAATTTTTCCTGATGCTGATCTTGATCGTGCGGTAGTGGGTGCGCAAGCTGCCGTGTTTTCTGCCGCTGGACAGAGCTGTGTATCGGGTGCTCGGTTATTGGTTCATCGTGATGTCTATAAAGAAGTAGTGGAACGTGTTGCCTCGGCAGCCAGTAAGTTGCCCGTTGGTTTGCCATGGAATGAAGACACGATGGTGGGGCCGATTAATAACCAGAAACAGTTTAGTCATGTGCGTTCGTTAGTTTCTGACGGTATTGCTGAAGGTGCTGTTGTTGCCGTAGGCGGAAAGCCAGGTGAAATTTGTGGAGGTGAAAATGGTTATTTTTATCAGCCAACAGTCTTGGCCAATGTGAAAAATGATATGCGAGTAGCACAGGAAGAAATTTTTGGACCTGTTGTTTCTGTCATTTTATTTGATGATGAAGAAGAAGCTGTAGCGTTAGCCAACGACAGCCGGTTTGGTTTAGCTGGTGCCGTTTGGACTGCTAATGTAGGCCGTGCTCATCGGATGGCCGCTAAAGTAAATGCGGGAACGTTCTGGGTAAATAGCTATAAGGCAATCAATGTAATGTCGCCGTTTGGTGGCTTTGGTGAGAGCGGCTATGGCCGATCTAGTGGCTACGAAGGTTTACTCGAATATACACAGACTAAAAGTGTATGGATCGAAACAGAAAAAGATTCTGCTATTCAGTTTGGTTATTCAATCCAATAG
- a CDS encoding NAD-binding protein: MGKSGNGHAAKLINNLLCAAHLLTTAEAVALGTKAGLDPTDLIAGLNAGSGRSAISEVNFPRWILNKGFDSGFTMQLMRKDVRLAKDMIGEMGLELPLAKQVAEIWSQSEENIPDQADFNYIIKNAGLGE; this comes from the coding sequence ATGGGAAAGTCTGGCAATGGACATGCGGCTAAACTGATCAACAATCTACTATGTGCCGCACATCTATTGACCACCGCCGAAGCAGTGGCTCTGGGTACCAAGGCGGGACTCGATCCTACAGACCTTATTGCCGGTTTGAACGCCGGTTCAGGTCGTAGTGCGATCAGCGAGGTTAATTTCCCTCGTTGGATTCTCAATAAAGGTTTTGATTCCGGTTTCACTATGCAGCTGATGCGTAAAGATGTGCGTCTGGCAAAAGATATGATCGGTGAAATGGGATTAGAGTTACCTTTGGCTAAACAGGTAGCCGAAATTTGGTCGCAGAGCGAAGAAAACATACCTGATCAGGCTGATTTTAACTACATCATTAAAAATGCCGGCTTGGGAGAATAG